One window from the genome of Acinetobacter sp. LoGeW2-3 encodes:
- the mfd gene encoding transcription-repair coupling factor, giving the protein MFQQEISQLNLKQLKAGERRWLGNLQGSSTALLLKEIAKQHKQLFVIVARNNQHLGQLESELEFYGIKPTIFPDWEILPYDRLSPHQDIVSERLAILSNMPQTGVLLLSASTLAQRVAPSSWVLGEHFDIRVGQKLDLEQQKKKLIQAGYHLVDTVYDHGEFAVRGSIMDIYASGQDAPIRIDLFDDEIETLKFFDPETQRTTQTLEQFTVLPAQEFPLKEGRATFRDRYGELFPTANPKKNPLYQDVMDGIASPGIEFYMPLFFSTEAMQSHSTLASYLPKNGIVITDRGLEESLNQFWAEVVRRYEDRRHNVDQPILPPEMLFTQTNLVLEQLNQFGRIIASQEVFDEKAGVINLDTQTPSRLPVDPKREKPFTEVKKYIDNANHPVLLVAESAGRRETLKDALRPSLGDIPTVEGFDDFVASLHAIAITSAPLERGLVLTDRISVVSENQLYEHRVVQRRRKRQQEVSEEFLIRSLTELTIGAPVVHIDYGVGRYAGLITLSIDDQDHEFLQLDYADDAKVYVPVTNLHLISRYSGGDPDLAPLHKLGTDAWSKAKRKALEQIHDVAAELLDIQARRSSKPGINFELDQSLYMQFASGFAYEETLDQANAIEATLHDMQQAKPMDRLVCGDVGFGKTEVAMRAAFVAVQNNRQVAVLVPTTLLAQQHYESFKDRFADWPVRIEVLSRFGSSKAHTKVIEDLAEGKVDIVIGTHKILQENVQFKNLGLMIVDEEHRFGVRDKERIKALRADVDMLTLTATPIPRTLNMAFSGMRDLSIIATPPARRLAVKTFVQEQTNDTIKEAILRELLRGGQVYFLHNEVDTIDRAAESLRELVPEARVIVAHGQMRERELEQVMQQFYHKEYNVLVCSTIIETGIDVPSANTIIIERADKLGLAQLHQLRGRVGRSHHQAYAYLLVPSIKGLKGDAEKRLDAIQRASNLGAGFMLATEDLEIRGAGELLGEQQSGSMQAIGYSLYMEMLEKATKAIQKGKTPNFDAPLSLTAEINLHMPALIPDDYLGDVHQRLLFYKRISNTDTQDKLDNIRMELIDRFGIPPQPVKQLFAVHQLRLKAEQLGITKIDIGSQGGHIEFAPDTPVQAVSIIQMMQKHPTYFRMNGGQRLKVMVMLEDYQKRIQFLMDLLDSLLKELH; this is encoded by the coding sequence ATGTTCCAACAAGAAATTTCCCAACTCAATTTAAAACAACTCAAGGCTGGTGAGCGACGCTGGTTAGGCAACTTGCAGGGATCATCCACGGCATTATTGCTGAAAGAAATCGCCAAGCAACATAAGCAGTTGTTTGTGATTGTGGCCCGCAATAATCAGCACCTTGGTCAGCTGGAAAGTGAACTGGAATTCTATGGCATCAAGCCAACCATATTTCCAGACTGGGAAATCTTGCCTTATGACCGCCTGTCACCGCATCAGGACATCGTCTCGGAACGTCTGGCGATCCTTTCCAATATGCCCCAGACAGGGGTATTGCTACTATCTGCCTCTACGCTGGCACAGCGAGTCGCACCAAGTTCATGGGTGCTGGGCGAGCATTTTGATATACGTGTCGGACAAAAGCTTGATCTGGAACAGCAAAAGAAAAAACTGATTCAGGCCGGTTATCATCTGGTCGATACCGTTTATGACCATGGTGAATTTGCAGTACGCGGCAGCATCATGGACATCTATGCCTCAGGTCAGGATGCACCGATCCGGATTGACCTGTTCGATGATGAAATTGAAACCCTGAAATTCTTTGATCCGGAAACCCAGCGTACTACGCAAACTTTAGAACAATTTACCGTATTACCCGCGCAAGAATTTCCGCTGAAAGAAGGGCGTGCCACATTCCGTGACCGTTATGGCGAGTTGTTCCCAACAGCCAATCCCAAGAAAAATCCGCTGTATCAGGATGTTATGGATGGCATTGCTTCACCGGGCATCGAATTCTATATGCCGCTTTTCTTTAGTACAGAAGCGATGCAGAGTCATAGTACTCTGGCATCATACTTACCAAAGAATGGCATTGTCATTACAGATCGAGGTTTAGAAGAATCTTTAAACCAGTTCTGGGCTGAAGTGGTACGCCGTTATGAAGATCGTCGTCATAATGTGGATCAACCGATTCTGCCACCGGAAATGTTATTTACTCAGACCAATCTTGTACTGGAACAGCTAAATCAGTTTGGTCGCATCATTGCCTCACAAGAGGTTTTTGATGAAAAAGCCGGTGTAATCAATCTAGATACCCAGACACCGTCACGCCTGCCAGTCGATCCTAAACGGGAAAAGCCATTCACCGAAGTTAAAAAATACATTGATAATGCCAATCATCCAGTCCTGTTGGTGGCTGAAAGTGCGGGTCGTCGTGAAACCCTTAAAGATGCGCTACGTCCAAGTTTAGGCGATATCCCAACAGTTGAAGGCTTTGATGATTTTGTTGCGTCTTTACATGCAATTGCCATTACCAGTGCACCGCTTGAACGTGGTCTGGTTCTGACGGATCGCATCAGCGTGGTGTCTGAAAATCAGCTTTACGAACATCGCGTGGTGCAACGCCGTCGTAAACGTCAGCAGGAAGTATCGGAAGAATTTCTGATTCGTAGCCTGACTGAGCTGACGATTGGTGCGCCCGTAGTACATATTGACTATGGCGTTGGACGTTATGCGGGTTTAATTACCCTAAGTATTGATGATCAGGATCATGAATTCCTGCAACTGGACTATGCCGATGATGCCAAGGTCTATGTGCCAGTTACCAACCTACATCTAATCAGCCGCTATAGTGGTGGTGACCCAGATTTGGCACCACTCCATAAGCTGGGTACTGATGCCTGGAGTAAGGCGAAACGTAAGGCGCTGGAACAGATTCACGATGTGGCCGCTGAATTACTGGATATTCAGGCACGCCGTTCATCCAAGCCTGGGATCAACTTCGAACTGGATCAGAGCCTGTATATGCAATTCGCCAGTGGCTTTGCCTATGAGGAAACGCTGGATCAGGCCAATGCCATTGAAGCAACTTTGCATGATATGCAACAAGCCAAACCAATGGATCGTTTGGTCTGTGGTGATGTCGGTTTTGGTAAAACGGAAGTGGCGATGCGCGCTGCCTTTGTGGCGGTACAGAATAATCGCCAAGTCGCTGTATTGGTGCCAACCACGCTTTTAGCACAACAGCATTATGAATCGTTTAAAGACCGCTTTGCCGACTGGCCGGTCCGCATTGAAGTGTTATCTCGTTTTGGCTCTTCTAAAGCACATACCAAAGTCATTGAAGATTTGGCTGAAGGTAAAGTCGATATTGTCATCGGTACACATAAAATCCTGCAGGAAAATGTCCAGTTCAAGAATCTGGGGCTGATGATTGTCGATGAAGAACATCGTTTTGGTGTGCGGGATAAAGAACGCATCAAAGCCTTACGTGCCGATGTGGATATGCTGACCCTAACCGCAACGCCAATTCCACGTACTTTGAATATGGCCTTTAGCGGCATGCGTGATCTGTCGATTATCGCGACACCACCAGCACGTCGTCTGGCGGTGAAAACCTTCGTACAGGAACAGACCAATGACACCATTAAAGAGGCAATTCTACGAGAATTGTTACGTGGTGGTCAGGTGTATTTCCTGCACAACGAAGTCGATACTATTGATCGTGCTGCAGAAAGCTTGCGTGAGCTAGTACCGGAAGCACGTGTCATCGTTGCTCATGGGCAAATGCGTGAACGTGAACTAGAGCAGGTGATGCAGCAGTTCTATCATAAGGAATATAATGTTCTGGTATGTTCGACCATTATCGAAACCGGGATTGATGTACCGAGTGCCAATACCATTATTATTGAACGTGCAGACAAGCTGGGTCTAGCGCAGTTGCATCAATTGCGTGGTCGTGTTGGTCGTTCACACCACCAAGCTTATGCCTATCTGTTAGTACCATCAATTAAGGGGCTGAAAGGCGACGCAGAAAAACGCCTGGATGCGATTCAGCGCGCTTCGAATCTGGGTGCAGGCTTTATGCTGGCAACCGAAGATCTGGAAATTCGTGGCGCGGGTGAACTTTTAGGTGAACAGCAAAGTGGTTCGATGCAGGCGATTGGTTATAGCCTGTATATGGAAATGTTGGAGAAAGCCACTAAAGCTATCCAAAAGGGTAAAACACCAAACTTTGATGCGCCGTTGTCTCTGACTGCGGAAATCAATCTGCATATGCCAGCGCTGATTCCGGATGATTATCTGGGCGATGTGCATCAGCGTCTGTTGTTCTATAAACGTATCAGTAATACCGATACCCAGGACAAACTCGACAATATCCGTATGGAACTGATCGACCGTTTTG
- the aspA gene encoding aspartate ammonia-lyase, with protein MDNMLQIDLNRIEQDLLGKKQIPQHSYYGIHTLRALENFQISGLTVGQQTHFIRALAQVKKASAQTNLHYQKISEQQSVAIQQACEELIEQPEAWQEAFPLDPYQGGAGTSINMNANEVIANRALELLGHRKGEYHLLHPNDHVNTSQSTNDVYPTALRLATYARLDELLNVQKVLVDTLYSKATEFQYVIKMGRTQLQDAVPMTMGQEFRAFATLLKEDLKLIEQMRQLLLEVNLGATAIGTGVNTPTGYAKRVVETLAQITGLPLKGAEDYVEATSDCGVFIILSSTLKRLAVKLSKICNDLRLLSSGPRTGLAEIRLPELQAGSSIMPAKINPVIPEVVNQIAFRVIGNDLTITMAAEAGQLQLNVMEPVIAVSLNESIQLLTQGMQTLQQKCIAGIQANEQNCLNTVMRSIGIITLLEPLLGHATCDEIGKQCIREDKTVPQVVLELGLLSQAQLDQIFAFENLVSEVPSEVNQLEQVS; from the coding sequence ATGGATAATATGCTTCAAATTGACTTGAACAGAATCGAACAGGATTTATTAGGTAAAAAACAGATTCCACAGCACAGTTATTATGGGATTCATACCTTGCGTGCGCTGGAAAACTTTCAAATTTCAGGCCTAACTGTGGGTCAGCAAACACACTTTATTCGTGCATTGGCGCAGGTGAAAAAAGCCTCTGCACAAACTAATCTTCATTATCAGAAAATTTCAGAACAACAATCTGTTGCCATTCAGCAAGCTTGTGAAGAGTTGATTGAGCAACCTGAGGCTTGGCAGGAGGCTTTTCCGCTTGATCCTTATCAAGGTGGAGCAGGTACATCCATTAATATGAATGCCAATGAAGTGATTGCCAACCGTGCGCTGGAGCTGCTCGGGCATCGCAAAGGCGAATATCACCTTTTACATCCGAATGATCATGTGAATACTTCGCAATCCACCAATGATGTTTATCCCACGGCATTACGTTTAGCCACATATGCACGTCTGGACGAACTACTGAATGTACAAAAAGTATTGGTTGATACTTTATATAGCAAGGCAACAGAATTTCAGTATGTCATCAAAATGGGACGTACCCAACTGCAAGATGCGGTGCCGATGACCATGGGGCAGGAATTCCGCGCTTTTGCGACTTTATTAAAAGAAGACCTGAAGCTGATCGAGCAGATGCGTCAGCTATTACTAGAAGTCAATCTGGGTGCAACAGCAATTGGTACTGGAGTCAATACACCAACAGGTTATGCCAAACGTGTAGTAGAAACTTTGGCGCAAATTACCGGACTGCCTTTAAAAGGCGCAGAAGATTATGTCGAAGCGACCAGTGATTGTGGTGTCTTTATTATTCTTTCCAGCACTTTGAAACGTCTGGCAGTCAAACTGTCCAAGATCTGTAATGACTTGCGTCTGTTAAGTTCAGGACCACGTACAGGCTTAGCTGAGATCCGTCTACCAGAGTTGCAAGCGGGTTCATCCATCATGCCAGCCAAAATCAATCCGGTCATTCCAGAAGTAGTCAATCAAATTGCGTTTCGCGTGATTGGTAATGACCTGACTATAACGATGGCAGCAGAAGCAGGGCAATTACAGCTCAATGTCATGGAGCCGGTCATTGCAGTATCCTTAAATGAATCGATTCAATTGCTGACCCAAGGTATGCAAACGCTACAGCAAAAATGTATTGCTGGCATTCAGGCCAATGAACAGAACTGTTTAAATACTGTGATGCGCAGTATCGGGATCATCACCTTACTGGAGCCACTGTTAGGGCATGCCACCTGCGATGAAATTGGGAAACAGTGTATCCGTGAAGATAAAACCGTGCCTCAAGTTGTACTGGAACTTGGTTTGCTCAGCCAAGCACAGTTAGATCAAATCTTTGCCTTTGAAAATCTGGTTTCTGAAGTACCTAGCGAGGTCAACCAGTTGGAACAGGTGTCCTGA
- a CDS encoding sodium:solute symporter family transporter, translated as MSSLNPTLITFMFYIVAMIGIGLYAYCATSNFDEYILGGRSLGSVVTALSAGASDMSGWLLMGLPGAIYLSGLSEVWIAIGLIIGAWLNWLLVAGRLRAHTEFQNNALTLPDYFTSRFADKKRILRLLSAIVILVFFAIYCASGMVAGARYASNMLEGLSFVAIISSLAWGLGYFGQPHILVRFMAADSVKTIPAARRIGMTWMILCLVGAMFAGYIGIAYFAANPDLPAAAIVNQNPETVFMELTKILFNPWIAGIILAAILAAIMSTLSCQLLVCSTTLTEDLYKGFLRKNASQKELIWVGRGMVIVIALIAISLAINPNSKVLGLVAYAWAGFGAAFGPLIIFSLFWKRMTLNGAIVGMVVGAVTVIAWKNYTGDTGLYEIIPGFILAALSIVIVSLLDKAPSHDVVNRFELAKAEYQKEMAEMNK; from the coding sequence ATGAGTTCGCTAAATCCGACACTGATTACTTTTATGTTTTATATCGTCGCCATGATTGGGATCGGTTTATACGCCTATTGTGCGACGTCCAATTTTGATGAATACATTCTGGGTGGGCGAAGTCTGGGCAGTGTCGTCACCGCACTTTCTGCAGGTGCTTCCGATATGAGCGGCTGGTTGCTGATGGGTTTACCGGGCGCAATTTATCTGTCTGGCCTGTCTGAAGTCTGGATTGCGATTGGTCTGATTATTGGCGCCTGGTTGAACTGGTTACTGGTGGCAGGACGTCTGCGTGCCCATACTGAATTTCAAAACAATGCTCTGACCCTGCCTGATTATTTCACTAGTCGTTTTGCGGATAAGAAACGAATCTTACGCTTACTCTCCGCGATTGTGATTCTAGTGTTCTTTGCAATTTACTGTGCTTCCGGCATGGTCGCAGGTGCACGTTATGCCTCCAATATGCTGGAAGGGCTGAGTTTTGTCGCAATTATTTCCAGCTTGGCATGGGGCTTAGGCTATTTTGGTCAGCCACATATTCTGGTTCGTTTTATGGCGGCAGATTCGGTCAAAACTATTCCTGCTGCACGCCGGATCGGGATGACCTGGATGATTCTATGTCTAGTGGGTGCGATGTTTGCAGGTTATATCGGAATTGCCTATTTCGCAGCAAATCCAGATCTTCCTGCTGCTGCGATCGTGAATCAGAATCCTGAAACCGTATTTATGGAACTGACCAAGATCCTGTTTAATCCCTGGATTGCAGGCATTATATTGGCAGCAATTCTGGCTGCGATTATGAGTACGTTAAGCTGTCAGTTGCTGGTCTGCTCGACTACCCTGACTGAAGATTTATACAAAGGCTTCCTGCGTAAAAATGCTTCACAAAAAGAACTGATCTGGGTCGGTCGTGGCATGGTGATTGTGATTGCCTTGATTGCAATTTCATTGGCGATTAATCCAAACAGTAAAGTTCTGGGTCTGGTGGCTTATGCCTGGGCTGGCTTTGGCGCTGCCTTTGGTCCACTGATCATTTTCTCATTGTTCTGGAAACGTATGACCCTCAACGGCGCGATTGTCGGAATGGTAGTTGGTGCTGTAACCGTAATTGCCTGGAAAAATTATACGGGTGATACCGGTCTGTACGAGATCATCCCGGGCTTTATTCTGGCTGCGCTGAGCATTGTGATTGTAAGTCTATTGGATAAAGCACCAAGCCACGATGTAGTCAATCGTTTTGAACTGGCAAAAGCAGAATATCAAAAAGAAATGGCTGAAATGAATAAATAA
- a CDS encoding Lrp/AsnC ligand binding domain-containing protein codes for MNSPYLSLDRIDIRILDLLQSESKISNIKLAEMVNLSPTAVLARVQKLTKEGFILGYEARLNPIMLNNGFVVFVEILLDKTTPNVLEEFSEAVQHIPDIVECHMISGGFDFVVKIRCANMDEFRKISGDILWQLPGVKETRSYPVMEVIKETQQIKLKMPAKAKV; via the coding sequence ATGAATAGCCCTTATTTAAGCCTTGACCGAATAGATATTCGCATCCTTGATTTGCTGCAGTCTGAATCGAAAATTTCTAATATTAAACTGGCGGAAATGGTAAATCTTTCACCGACTGCGGTGCTGGCTCGTGTACAGAAACTGACTAAGGAAGGATTTATTCTCGGTTATGAAGCGCGGCTTAATCCGATCATGCTGAATAACGGTTTTGTGGTCTTTGTTGAAATTCTGCTGGATAAAACCACACCGAATGTACTAGAAGAATTTTCTGAGGCGGTACAGCATATTCCCGATATCGTGGAATGTCATATGATTAGCGGCGGCTTTGATTTTGTAGTGAAAATTCGCTGTGCCAATATGGATGAATTCCGCAAAATCTCCGGTGATATTTTGTGGCAATTACCGGGGGTAAAAGAAACTCGGAGTTATCCGGTCATGGAGGTAATCAAGGAAACCCAGCAGATCAAGTTGAAAATGCCGGCTAAAGCTAAGGTATAA
- the putA gene encoding trifunctional transcriptional regulator/proline dehydrogenase/L-glutamate gamma-semialdehyde dehydrogenase codes for MSTTLRPNSHSNAVKQSNYIAEFKDKNQYEQRINTAWRRAESECVETLLEHSEISSELTDKIQSLAFDLAHSLRERKGSGGKAGIVQGLLQEFSLSSQEGIALMCLAEALLRIPDTATRDLLIRDKINQGNWKEHLGQSQLMFVNAAAWGLMLTGKLMETPQQKSLSSLLTGLLARSGRGIIRKAVDVAMRMMGEQFVTGETIDEALKNAERLEDKGFQYSYDMLGEAALTDPDAERYYQDYQDAIHAIGKASTDKDVYNGPGISIKLSALHPRYQRSQMDRVNDELYSKVLNLAVLAKNYNIGLNIDAEETERLEISLELLERLCFEPELNNWKGIGFVIQAYQKRCFYVVDYIIDLAKRSQKRLMIRLVKGAYWDSEIKKAQIEAMSDYPVFTRKVHTDLSYIACARKLLAEPDYIYPQFATHNAQTVATIYQLANPERYYAGQYEFQCLHGMGEPLYENVVGDKASGKLGIPCRIYAPVGNHKTLLAYLVRRLLENGANTSFVNRIADKSLKVEDLIENPRQTILKAAQQENALGAKHPQIPYPKDLYGALRSNSSGLDLANDAELQALNEVATDLANTQFQAAAMGTAFSEIDSSHPVQIINPAQHQDVVGTVYEATTEQAEIALTQAMNAQSFWSNLPKNERATCLNKAANLMQQRLLPLMVLLSREAGKTYANAIAEVREAIDFLRYYAGQILDLSENARIQPLGTVLCISPWNFPLAIFTGQISAALVAGNTVIAKPAEQTPLIATQAVQILWEAGIPQDVLQLLPGRGETIGAQLSQDSRIQGIMFTGSTEVAKILQKTVAERLNQFGESVTLIAETGGQNAMIVDSSALTEQVVLDVVNSAFDSAGQRCSALRVLCVQEDNLDTVRKMLKGAMRQLRVGNPVLLKTDIGPVIDAEAQQNIQKHIDQMRSKGHQVHQLMFNQDASDLAQGTFIPPTLIELPNLNDLEREVFGPVLHLISYKAGELSQLLDQINSKGYGLTMGLHTRIDETMQIVISKAHVGNLYINRNIVGAVVGVQPFGGEGLSGTGPKAGGPLYIYRLMHQVSEKKLSQPYAMQSAQAPLENPVLQDFKDWVNKTFPRVSLKAPAQIATGHNFSLQGPTGEENQYMILPRESVLSLAENDVDQIQQILAILSVGSRLAVLADNTFILKYLQSMPASVVKAIKVIRDIESGDFEAVLHHGDTSALLNLQQRIARRQGAIVGITHLSSGNYDIPVERFVIERAISINTAAAGGNASLMTMSGL; via the coding sequence ATGTCCACCACATTACGCCCAAATTCGCACTCGAATGCAGTGAAGCAATCGAATTACATTGCTGAATTTAAGGATAAAAACCAATACGAACAGCGCATCAATACCGCATGGCGACGTGCCGAATCTGAGTGCGTGGAAACGCTGCTGGAACATAGTGAAATTTCTTCAGAACTGACAGATAAAATTCAGAGCCTGGCGTTTGATCTGGCGCATTCCTTACGCGAACGTAAAGGCTCTGGCGGTAAAGCCGGTATCGTACAAGGATTGCTACAGGAATTTTCACTCTCTTCTCAGGAAGGTATTGCCCTGATGTGTCTGGCAGAAGCCTTGCTACGTATTCCAGATACAGCAACCCGTGACCTGCTGATTCGTGACAAAATCAATCAGGGCAACTGGAAAGAACATTTGGGTCAAAGCCAACTGATGTTCGTGAATGCTGCAGCTTGGGGTTTGATGCTGACCGGAAAACTGATGGAAACACCTCAGCAGAAAAGCTTGTCGAGTTTATTAACTGGTCTTTTGGCACGTAGTGGCCGTGGCATTATCCGTAAAGCTGTGGATGTCGCGATGCGTATGATGGGCGAGCAGTTTGTGACTGGCGAAACTATTGATGAGGCCCTGAAAAATGCAGAACGATTAGAAGATAAAGGGTTCCAATATTCTTATGACATGCTCGGTGAAGCAGCGCTGACTGATCCGGATGCAGAACGCTATTATCAAGATTATCAGGATGCGATTCATGCCATCGGCAAGGCATCAACGGATAAAGACGTTTATAATGGCCCAGGGATTTCCATTAAGCTATCTGCACTGCATCCACGTTATCAACGTTCACAAATGGATCGCGTGAATGACGAGCTATATTCAAAAGTACTCAATTTGGCGGTGCTGGCGAAAAACTATAATATCGGCCTGAATATTGATGCCGAAGAAACTGAACGTCTGGAAATTTCCCTAGAGCTTTTAGAACGTCTGTGTTTTGAACCAGAACTCAATAACTGGAAAGGCATTGGTTTTGTGATTCAGGCCTACCAGAAACGCTGCTTCTATGTCGTGGATTACATTATTGATCTTGCTAAACGCAGCCAGAAACGCCTGATGATTCGTCTGGTGAAAGGTGCGTATTGGGACAGCGAGATCAAGAAAGCCCAGATCGAAGCCATGTCAGATTATCCGGTATTTACCCGCAAGGTGCATACTGACCTGTCTTATATTGCCTGCGCACGTAAACTGCTGGCAGAGCCGGACTATATCTACCCGCAATTTGCGACACATAATGCGCAGACCGTTGCCACTATCTATCAGCTCGCTAATCCAGAACGTTATTATGCAGGTCAATACGAATTCCAGTGTCTGCATGGCATGGGTGAACCGCTGTATGAAAATGTAGTAGGTGATAAAGCTTCCGGAAAACTCGGTATTCCTTGCCGAATCTATGCGCCGGTCGGTAACCACAAAACCCTGCTGGCTTATCTGGTGCGTCGACTACTGGAAAATGGCGCGAATACTTCTTTCGTCAATCGAATTGCTGACAAGAGTTTAAAAGTCGAGGATCTTATTGAAAATCCGCGTCAAACTATTTTAAAAGCAGCTCAACAAGAAAATGCCTTAGGTGCTAAACACCCGCAGATTCCTTATCCAAAAGATTTATACGGTGCTCTGCGTTCAAATTCGTCCGGTTTAGATCTGGCCAATGATGCAGAACTGCAGGCTTTAAATGAAGTTGCAACAGACTTGGCAAACACCCAATTCCAGGCTGCTGCAATGGGTACTGCTTTCTCAGAAATCGATAGCAGTCATCCAGTACAGATTATCAATCCTGCCCAGCATCAAGATGTGGTCGGTACCGTCTATGAAGCTACCACTGAACAGGCTGAAATTGCTCTGACTCAGGCAATGAACGCACAAAGTTTCTGGAGTAATCTGCCAAAGAATGAACGTGCAACCTGCCTCAATAAGGCCGCTAACCTAATGCAGCAACGTCTGTTGCCACTGATGGTCTTACTTTCTCGTGAAGCCGGTAAAACTTATGCCAATGCGATTGCCGAAGTTCGCGAAGCAATTGATTTCCTACGCTACTATGCTGGTCAGATACTAGATTTGTCAGAAAATGCCCGCATCCAGCCTTTAGGAACCGTACTCTGTATTAGTCCTTGGAACTTCCCTTTAGCAATTTTTACTGGTCAAATTTCTGCAGCATTAGTTGCTGGCAATACCGTGATTGCCAAACCGGCTGAACAAACCCCGTTAATTGCCACTCAAGCTGTGCAAATTCTCTGGGAAGCGGGTATTCCACAAGATGTACTGCAATTATTACCAGGTCGTGGAGAAACCATTGGTGCACAGCTCAGCCAAGATTCCCGTATCCAAGGCATCATGTTTACCGGTTCCACTGAAGTCGCCAAGATTCTGCAAAAAACTGTCGCAGAACGCCTGAATCAGTTTGGCGAAAGCGTCACTTTAATTGCGGAAACTGGTGGTCAGAATGCCATGATCGTAGATTCATCAGCGCTTACCGAACAGGTTGTACTGGATGTAGTTAACTCAGCCTTTGACAGTGCCGGTCAGCGCTGTTCTGCCCTGCGTGTGCTCTGCGTACAAGAAGATAATCTGGATACTGTACGTAAGATGCTAAAAGGTGCAATGCGGCAATTGCGAGTCGGCAATCCGGTTCTACTCAAAACGGATATCGGCCCAGTGATTGATGCCGAAGCGCAACAGAATATCCAGAAACATATTGATCAGATGCGTAGTAAAGGTCATCAAGTACATCAACTGATGTTTAATCAAGATGCTTCTGATCTGGCTCAAGGGACGTTTATTCCACCCACCTTGATTGAACTGCCGAATTTAAATGATCTTGAGCGTGAAGTCTTTGGTCCGGTGCTGCATCTGATTAGCTATAAAGCCGGGGAACTATCACAGCTTCTAGATCAGATCAACAGCAAAGGATATGGCCTGACCATGGGCCTACATACCCGGATCGATGAAACCATGCAGATCGTGATTTCAAAAGCGCATGTCGGAAACTTGTATATCAACCGCAATATTGTCGGTGCTGTGGTCGGTGTACAACCCTTCGGTGGTGAAGGTCTGTCTGGGACTGGTCCTAAAGCCGGTGGTCCACTTTATATCTATCGTTTAATGCATCAGGTGTCTGAGAAGAAACTGTCTCAGCCTTATGCGATGCAGTCTGCTCAGGCACCACTTGAAAATCCGGTGTTGCAGGACTTTAAGGATTGGGTAAACAAGACTTTCCCAAGAGTTTCGTTGAAGGCTCCAGCTCAGATTGCCACAGGACATAACTTTAGCCTGCAAGGTCCAACGGGTGAGGAAAACCAGTACATGATCTTGCCGCGTGAAAGCGTGCTCTCTCTAGCAGAAAATGATGTAGATCAGATTCAGCAAATCTTGGCAATTTTATCGGTAGGTAGCCGCCTGGCTGTACTGGCAGACAATACTTTTATACTCAAGTATCTGCAAAGTATGCCCGCGAGTGTGGTAAAAGCCATTAAAGTTATCAGGGATATTGAATCTGGTGATTTTGAGGCTGTACTGCATCATGGCGATACATCTGCATTACTGAATTTGCAGCAACGTATTGCAAGACGACAAGGAGCTATTGTAGGTATCACGCATTTAAGCTCTGGAAATTATGATATTCCAGTGGAACGTTTCGTAATTGAACGTGCAATCAGTATTAATACCGCAGCTGCAGGTGGCAATGCCAGCCTCATGACTATGTCAGGCCTGTAA